The following are encoded in a window of Rhodothermales bacterium genomic DNA:
- the sthA gene encoding Si-specific NAD(P)(+) transhydrogenase gives MKEKAHVYDYDLIVIGSGPSGQKAAIQAAKLEKRVALVEKKGVVGGVCINTGTIPSKTLREAAMYLSGYRQHNIYGRSYSVKEKITIDDLLFRTDHVIRLEIDIIRHQLLRNHIDLFTASGSFVDDHTVRMSFGASNGERDITGANIVIAVGTSATRDPHIPFDDRNVITSDEILGLDEIPRSLAVIGGGVIGIEYASIFASLGVHVTVIDKRKDLLSFIDAEIIDSLVYHLRQHRVVFRLGEEVSGVEVLDDAHQTVRIHLDSGKKVLAEKALYSIGRTGATGSINLKGAGLESDDRGRLTVNEFFQTNVPHIYAVGDVIGFPSLASSSMEQGRLAANHAFGVGTGVMPELFPYGIYSVPEISTVGQNEEELTRAGIPYEIGKANYSEVARGQIIGDTIGLLKLIFHIETRKLLGVHIIGEGASELIHIGQAVLGFGGTIDYFINTVFNYPTLAESYKIAALDGMNRVGLALKDTAIRVAMHKKGKEQPAAPPAAPPAPAEGTKLHDPAVAANGY, from the coding sequence ATGAAAGAGAAGGCACACGTCTACGATTACGATCTGATTGTCATCGGATCCGGTCCCTCGGGTCAGAAGGCTGCCATTCAGGCCGCCAAGTTGGAGAAACGCGTCGCGCTGGTCGAAAAGAAAGGCGTGGTCGGCGGCGTTTGCATCAATACGGGCACGATTCCCAGCAAAACGCTTCGCGAAGCCGCGATGTACCTGTCCGGCTACCGGCAGCACAACATCTACGGCCGGTCGTATTCGGTGAAGGAAAAGATCACGATCGACGATCTGCTGTTTCGCACCGATCATGTGATCCGGCTCGAGATCGACATCATCCGGCACCAGCTGCTGCGCAATCACATCGACCTGTTCACGGCGAGCGGTTCGTTTGTCGACGACCACACGGTGCGGATGAGCTTCGGCGCATCGAACGGCGAGCGCGACATCACGGGCGCCAACATCGTCATCGCGGTCGGCACGTCCGCCACGCGCGATCCGCATATCCCGTTCGACGACCGGAACGTCATCACGAGCGATGAAATCCTGGGTCTCGACGAGATCCCGCGTTCGCTGGCTGTCATCGGCGGCGGGGTGATCGGGATCGAATACGCCAGCATTTTCGCCTCGCTGGGCGTGCATGTGACGGTGATCGACAAGCGGAAGGATCTCCTCTCGTTCATCGACGCCGAAATCATCGACTCGCTGGTCTACCATCTGCGTCAGCATCGCGTGGTCTTCCGGCTCGGCGAGGAAGTGAGCGGTGTGGAAGTGCTCGACGACGCCCACCAGACGGTTCGCATCCATCTGGACAGCGGCAAGAAGGTGCTGGCCGAGAAGGCGCTCTACAGCATCGGTCGCACCGGGGCGACGGGTTCGATCAACCTGAAAGGCGCCGGCCTGGAGTCCGACGACCGCGGCCGGCTCACGGTCAACGAATTTTTCCAGACGAACGTGCCCCACATTTACGCCGTGGGCGACGTGATCGGCTTCCCGAGCCTCGCCTCGTCGTCGATGGAGCAGGGGCGTCTGGCGGCGAACCACGCGTTCGGCGTCGGGACGGGCGTCATGCCGGAGCTGTTTCCCTACGGCATCTACAGCGTGCCGGAGATCTCGACGGTCGGTCAGAACGAAGAGGAGCTGACGCGCGCCGGCATCCCCTACGAAATCGGCAAGGCCAACTACAGCGAAGTGGCGCGCGGCCAGATCATCGGCGACACGATCGGTCTGCTCAAACTCATCTTCCACATCGAAACGCGGAAGCTGCTCGGCGTGCATATCATCGGCGAAGGCGCGAGCGAACTGATCCACATCGGTCAGGCGGTCCTCGGTTTTGGCGGAACGATCGATTATTTCATCAACACCGTCTTCAATTACCCGACCCTGGCGGAGAGCTACAAGATCGCAGCGCTCGACGGGATGAACCGGGTGGGTCTCGCGCTCAAGGACACGGCGATCCGGGTGGCGATGCACAAAAAAGGCAAGGAGCAGCCGGCGGCGCCTCCCGCGGCGCCCCCTGCGCCGGCCGAGGGTACCAAGCTGCACGACCCGGCCGTGGCGGCCAACGGATACTGA
- a CDS encoding NAD-dependent epimerase/dehydratase family protein: MQRILVTGANGQIGGELVRKLRGDVGTEAVTGADLRPASDPGAGPHVVLDVRDRDGMERLIAEREIDTVYHLASLLSVTGEAQPDLAWEVNVQGLKHILDIARNRTLQLFWPSSIAVFGPATPRIDTPQSTIIEPTTMYGVTKRSGEMLCKYYAERFGVDVRSIRYPGIISYAVEPGGGTTDYAIDMLRAAAEGADYTCFLRPDSRLPMMYMPDAIDATLDIMQASSEAITVRSSYNLAAISFSPEELEHSIRRRIPAFICRYAPDHRQRIADSWPQSIDDSSARKDWGWDHRYGLDAMVDDMLDHLTITP, encoded by the coding sequence ATGCAACGAATTCTGGTGACGGGCGCCAACGGCCAGATTGGTGGGGAGCTCGTGCGTAAATTGCGCGGTGACGTGGGGACCGAGGCGGTAACCGGGGCGGATCTCAGGCCGGCGTCGGATCCCGGGGCAGGGCCCCATGTGGTGCTGGATGTGCGGGATCGCGACGGCATGGAGCGGCTGATCGCCGAACGGGAGATCGACACCGTGTACCATCTGGCGAGCCTGCTTTCCGTGACCGGCGAAGCCCAGCCCGATCTGGCCTGGGAAGTGAACGTGCAGGGGCTCAAACACATCCTCGATATCGCGCGCAACCGGACGCTCCAGCTGTTCTGGCCCAGCTCCATCGCCGTGTTCGGGCCGGCGACCCCCCGGATCGATACCCCGCAATCGACCATCATCGAGCCGACGACGATGTACGGCGTCACCAAACGCTCCGGCGAGATGCTCTGCAAGTACTACGCGGAGCGGTTCGGGGTGGATGTCCGCAGCATCCGGTATCCCGGCATCATCAGCTACGCCGTCGAGCCCGGCGGCGGAACGACCGACTACGCCATCGACATGCTCCGCGCGGCAGCGGAAGGCGCCGACTACACGTGTTTCTTGCGTCCCGACAGCCGGCTGCCTATGATGTACATGCCCGACGCCATCGACGCGACGCTCGACATCATGCAGGCTTCCAGCGAGGCGATCACGGTCCGCTCGAGCTACAACCTCGCGGCGATCAGTTTTTCGCCGGAGGAACTCGAGCACTCCATCCGCCGGCGCATCCCCGCCTTTATCTGCCGCTACGCCCCCGACCATCGCCAGCGCATCGCGGACTCCTGGCCGCAAAGCATCGACGACAGCTCCGCCCGGAAGGACTGGGGCTGGGATCATCGCTACGGGCTCGACGCCATGGTAGACGACATGCTGGACCATCTCACCATCACCCCATGA
- the kbl gene encoding glycine C-acetyltransferase — translation MIETAIEHFRAELDAIREAGLYKAERVITTQQSAEIAVQTGEEVINFCANNYLGLANHPDLIEAAKAGLDRYGFGLASVRFICGTQTIHKQLEERLSTFLQTEDTILYTSCFDANAGLFETLLDADCAIISDQLNHASIIDGIRLCKAQRHRYPNGDMQELERLLQETQGAKRRMVATDGVFSMDGAVAKLDAICDLAERYDAMVMVDDSHATGFMGKTGRGSIEQCGVMGRVDVITSTLGKALGGSTGGFTSGRKEIVELLRQRSRPYLFSNTLAPAVVSASLKVLDMLSETTALRDRLADNTAYFREQMTAQGFDIKPGYHPIVPIMLYDARLAQNMAADLLTEGIYVIGFSYPVVPQGQARIRVQVSAAHSRAHLDRAVAAFAKVGKKHGVI, via the coding sequence ATGATCGAAACAGCCATCGAACATTTTCGCGCCGAACTCGACGCGATTCGCGAGGCCGGCCTGTACAAGGCCGAGCGCGTCATCACGACCCAGCAATCCGCCGAGATTGCCGTCCAGACCGGCGAAGAGGTCATCAACTTTTGCGCGAACAACTACCTCGGGCTCGCCAACCACCCCGATCTGATCGAGGCGGCGAAGGCGGGGCTCGACCGGTACGGGTTCGGGCTCGCCTCGGTCCGCTTCATCTGCGGCACGCAGACGATCCACAAACAGCTCGAGGAGCGTCTCTCCACGTTTCTGCAGACCGAGGACACGATTCTCTATACGTCCTGCTTCGACGCCAACGCCGGCCTCTTCGAGACCCTGCTCGACGCGGATTGCGCCATCATCAGCGATCAGCTCAACCACGCGAGCATCATCGACGGCATCCGCCTCTGCAAGGCCCAGCGCCATCGCTATCCGAATGGCGACATGCAGGAGCTGGAACGGCTGCTGCAAGAGACCCAGGGCGCCAAACGCCGCATGGTCGCGACGGACGGCGTCTTCAGCATGGACGGCGCCGTGGCCAAACTGGACGCGATTTGCGATCTCGCCGAGCGCTACGACGCGATGGTGATGGTGGACGACAGCCATGCTACCGGGTTCATGGGCAAGACCGGCCGCGGCTCGATCGAACAATGCGGCGTGATGGGGCGCGTGGATGTGATCACGAGCACCCTGGGCAAGGCTCTCGGCGGCAGCACGGGCGGGTTCACGAGCGGCCGCAAGGAGATCGTCGAACTGCTGCGCCAGCGGTCGCGCCCCTACCTGTTTTCGAATACCCTCGCGCCGGCGGTCGTATCGGCGAGCCTCAAGGTCCTCGACATGCTGAGCGAAACCACCGCCCTGCGCGACCGCCTGGCCGACAACACGGCCTACTTCCGGGAGCAGATGACGGCGCAAGGGTTCGACATCAAGCCGGGGTACCACCCGATCGTGCCGATCATGCTCTACGACGCGCGTCTGGCCCAGAACATGGCGGCCGACCTCCTCACAGAGGGGATCTACGTCATCGGGTTCAGCTACCCCGTCGTGCCCCAGGGCCAGGCCCGCATCCGCGTCCAGGTCTCCGCCGCCCACTCCCGCGCCCATCTGGACCGGGCCGTCGCGGCCTTTGCGAAGGTGGGGAAGAAGCACGGCGTGATCTAA
- a CDS encoding phosphoenolpyruvate hydrolase family protein: MPPSRQEVLHRLYALIEDGRPIVGGGAGTGISAKFEEEGGIDLIVIYNSGRFRMAGRGSLAGLMPYGDANAIVMDMAREVLTVVKKTPVLAGVCGTDPFRDMQRFLEDVKRIGFAGVQNFPTVGLIDGLFRANLEETGMGYDREVAMIGLAHALDLVTTPYAFTPAEAEAMTDAGADIIVAHMGLTTSGSIGAATAKTLDESVAEVQAIADAARGVRPDVIIICHGGPIAMPEDAAYVLQRTRNVHGFYGASSMERLPVEVAMTEQVKAFKAISMR, encoded by the coding sequence ATGCCTCCATCACGCCAGGAAGTGCTCCACCGACTCTACGCGCTCATCGAAGACGGCCGGCCCATCGTCGGCGGCGGCGCCGGCACCGGGATAAGCGCCAAATTCGAGGAAGAGGGCGGCATCGACCTGATCGTCATCTACAACTCCGGCCGGTTCCGGATGGCCGGCCGCGGGTCGCTCGCCGGCCTCATGCCCTACGGCGACGCCAACGCGATCGTGATGGACATGGCGCGCGAAGTGCTCACGGTCGTCAAAAAGACGCCCGTGCTCGCCGGCGTCTGCGGGACGGACCCGTTCCGCGACATGCAGCGCTTCCTGGAGGACGTGAAGCGCATCGGATTCGCGGGCGTGCAGAATTTCCCGACCGTCGGGCTGATCGACGGACTCTTCCGGGCCAACCTGGAAGAAACCGGGATGGGCTACGACAGGGAAGTCGCCATGATCGGGCTGGCGCACGCCTTGGATTTGGTCACGACGCCCTACGCGTTCACGCCGGCCGAAGCGGAAGCGATGACGGACGCCGGCGCAGACATCATCGTGGCCCACATGGGGCTGACGACCAGCGGCTCGATCGGCGCCGCCACCGCGAAAACCCTCGACGAAAGCGTCGCCGAGGTCCAGGCCATCGCCGACGCCGCGCGCGGCGTCAGGCCCGACGTCATCATCATCTGCCACGGTGGCCCCATCGCCATGCCCGAAGACGCCGCCTACGTCCTCCAGCGCACCCGCAACGTCCACGGCTTCTACGGCGCCTCCAGCATGGAACGGCTGCCCGTGGAGGTCGCGATGACCGAACAGGTGAAGGCCTTCAAGGCGATCAGCATGAGGTAG